The Phycisphaerae bacterium genome includes a window with the following:
- a CDS encoding flavodoxin family protein: MALKVIGISASPRLNGNSDLLLRQALAGAESAGAQTEYLRLADYKIAPCVECNCCYKTGTCVVKDDYHVVSAKMLDADRIIFAMPIFFMAVCAQAKALIDRCQCLWAHKYVLKKPLITTGRDRRAMVIAVGGSKSKKMFDCIRLTMKYFFDVLDVNYAANLFVNKVEDPGQIKEHPSAMKEAFALGQKLVASDSPPSEKPLNIELI; the protein is encoded by the coding sequence ATGGCTTTGAAAGTAATCGGAATCTCGGCAAGTCCTCGGCTTAATGGCAATAGCGACCTGCTTCTCCGCCAGGCTTTAGCCGGCGCAGAATCCGCCGGCGCACAAACCGAATATCTCCGCTTGGCGGATTACAAAATCGCCCCCTGCGTCGAGTGCAACTGTTGTTACAAAACAGGTACCTGTGTCGTTAAAGACGATTATCACGTCGTCTCCGCAAAAATGCTCGACGCAGACCGCATCATTTTCGCAATGCCCATATTCTTTATGGCCGTCTGCGCTCAGGCAAAAGCCCTCATCGACCGCTGCCAGTGCCTTTGGGCTCACAAATATGTCTTGAAAAAGCCCCTCATCACCACCGGCCGTGACAGACGTGCTATGGTCATCGCCGTAGGCGGCTCGAAAAGCAAAAAAATGTTCGACTGCATCCGCCTCACTATGAAATACTTCTTCGACGTCCTCGATGTAAATTACGCCGCAAACTTGTTTGTAAATAAGGTGGAAGACCCAGGCCAAATCAAAGAACATCCTTCCGCAATGAAAGAAGCGTTCGCCCTCGGCCAAAAATTAGTCGCCTCCGACTCTCCCCCTTCTGAAAAGCCTCTCAATATCGAATTGATTTGA
- a CDS encoding fused MFS/spermidine synthase, which translates to MSKNKGFLSILIPAATVFFSSACIMVLELVAGRLIARYLGSSLYTWTSVIGVVLAGITVGNYLGGRIADRFPARKALAVLLGISSVACVVTIILNNLIGDWLWLWKLSWPAHAFTHVFLVFMLPSTLLGTISPVVAKMALDRGLPTGRTIGDIYAFGAAGSIAGTFLAGFYLIAVMGTIAIIWTVAAALLLMAILYQPRLWTLYIWAAIFIALMTMGMAPVGWAENVGSSLALREKLDPKLLYEDESQYSYIAVTRIPETADKRAFMLDKLMHSRIVMDDILDLQSSYGRIYAAVTHLLTRDKNEISALVIGGGGYVFPRYIEKVWPGSRIDVAEIDPRVTKAAVMAFGLDKNTSISTFPMDARNYVDELLHKKRAGDQISRYDFIYEDAINDYSVPYQLTTKEFNDKIAQILTDDGIYILNLIDTYDSGRFLGSIVKTLRQTFPDVYVIAEYLSRPGPRNTVVIAARQKINLENLGLEKSTTGMNLWIPNDVEIKALVEKGHGIVITDDYAPVENMLTPVVRQGAVNYLSNKYIEQAMKLESRGKPDESLAMYKNVIQVDPTMAAIAYNNMGQILASQGKWQQAIDAAKSAIEYNEKTKVKSGMANIYYNVGLASKQLGRNEEASEYLNKAIEGYREDLTEKPSSIEIVKDLANALMEVGRFGEASEYLQQTINLNPLELQNHLMLADALAQQQQYDEAVAVLQKAITSFSDANDENAVAELQTYLLSIEDSQKTNTK; encoded by the coding sequence ATGAGCAAAAACAAAGGTTTTCTCTCAATTCTCATCCCGGCCGCCACCGTCTTCTTCTCGAGCGCCTGTATAATGGTGCTGGAGCTTGTCGCCGGCCGGCTCATAGCCAGGTATCTCGGCTCATCCCTATATACGTGGACCTCGGTAATCGGCGTAGTCCTGGCAGGCATTACCGTAGGCAATTATCTGGGAGGCCGTATCGCAGACCGTTTCCCCGCAAGAAAGGCATTGGCTGTGCTTCTGGGCATCTCCTCCGTTGCCTGCGTGGTAACCATCATCTTGAACAATCTCATCGGCGACTGGCTATGGCTGTGGAAGTTAAGCTGGCCGGCACATGCATTTACGCATGTATTCCTGGTCTTTATGCTCCCGTCAACATTGCTTGGAACGATAAGTCCGGTAGTTGCGAAAATGGCCCTCGACAGGGGACTGCCTACCGGAAGGACCATCGGAGACATATACGCCTTCGGCGCCGCGGGCAGTATCGCGGGGACATTCCTTGCCGGCTTCTACCTTATTGCCGTGATGGGGACTATTGCTATCATCTGGACGGTCGCCGCTGCCTTGCTGCTGATGGCTATCCTGTATCAGCCGAGACTCTGGACGCTATATATCTGGGCGGCAATATTCATTGCTTTGATGACTATGGGAATGGCGCCTGTCGGATGGGCGGAGAACGTCGGCTCATCTCTCGCATTGAGAGAAAAACTGGACCCCAAACTTCTTTATGAAGACGAAAGCCAATACTCCTATATCGCCGTAACTCGCATTCCGGAAACGGCAGATAAACGTGCATTTATGCTGGACAAACTAATGCACAGCCGAATCGTAATGGACGACATACTCGATTTACAATCCTCCTATGGGCGTATTTATGCTGCGGTAACACATCTGTTGACTCGTGACAAAAATGAAATTTCAGCTTTGGTAATCGGAGGAGGAGGGTACGTCTTTCCTCGATATATCGAGAAAGTCTGGCCGGGAAGTCGCATTGATGTCGCTGAAATCGACCCAAGAGTAACCAAAGCAGCCGTCATGGCTTTCGGCCTGGACAAAAATACTTCTATCAGCACATTTCCAATGGATGCTCGCAATTATGTTGACGAGTTACTCCATAAAAAACGAGCCGGCGACCAAATATCTCGATACGATTTCATTTACGAAGATGCCATCAATGACTATTCGGTCCCCTATCAGCTCACAACCAAAGAGTTTAACGACAAAATCGCTCAAATACTGACTGACGACGGCATATATATATTAAACCTGATAGATACCTATGACAGCGGACGGTTCCTGGGAAGCATTGTCAAAACTCTGCGGCAAACATTTCCTGATGTTTATGTTATTGCTGAATATTTGTCGCGTCCGGGTCCGCGCAATACTGTGGTTATTGCTGCCAGGCAAAAAATCAATCTCGAAAACCTGGGCTTGGAGAAATCAACAACAGGTATGAATTTATGGATACCGAATGATGTTGAAATAAAAGCTCTCGTAGAAAAAGGACACGGTATTGTAATAACAGATGATTATGCGCCGGTGGAAAATATGCTGACGCCGGTAGTTCGTCAGGGTGCCGTCAACTATCTGTCAAACAAATACATCGAGCAGGCAATGAAACTTGAAAGCCGGGGCAAACCGGATGAAAGCCTGGCAATGTATAAAAATGTTATTCAGGTCGACCCGACAATGGCTGCCATTGCCTACAATAATATGGGGCAGATTCTGGCCTCACAGGGTAAATGGCAGCAGGCCATCGACGCTGCCAAAAGTGCCATCGAATACAATGAAAAAACCAAAGTAAAGTCGGGCATGGCGAATATTTACTACAATGTAGGGTTGGCATCAAAACAATTAGGCAGAAACGAAGAGGCCTCCGAATATCTAAATAAAGCAATTGAGGGCTATCGCGAAGATTTGACTGAAAAACCCTCCTCAATTGAGATAGTCAAAGATTTGGCCAATGCGCTGATGGAAGTCGGCCGATTCGGCGAAGCATCGGAATATCTTCAGCAGACCATAAATTTAAATCCTCTCGAACTACAGAACCATTTAATGCTTGCGGATGCTCTTGCGCAGCAGCAGCAATATGATGAAGCAGTTGCGGTCCTTCAAAAAGCAATCACTTCCTTTTCAGATGCCAATGATGAAAATGCTGTTGCTGAATTACAAACTTATCTTCTGTCCATCGAGGATAGTCAAAAAACAAATACAAAATAA
- a CDS encoding helix-turn-helix transcriptional regulator has product MNIGKGIKFVRIASGLRQGEMAERLGISQNYLSLLENNKAEPSIALLKKISKNFGVPAGFLFWEDAMPSEGEKPEVTEKYERIRSLVHELQQLRISHQLQSATE; this is encoded by the coding sequence GTGAATATAGGTAAGGGCATAAAATTCGTTCGGATAGCTTCAGGACTTCGGCAAGGAGAAATGGCAGAGCGTCTTGGTATTAGCCAAAACTATCTATCTCTTTTGGAAAACAATAAAGCTGAACCGAGCATTGCGCTGTTGAAAAAAATATCGAAAAATTTTGGCGTTCCAGCAGGTTTCTTGTTCTGGGAAGATGCGATGCCATCTGAGGGGGAAAAGCCCGAAGTTACTGAAAAGTACGAACGTATCAGGAGCCTTGTACATGAACTGCAACAATTGCGCATCTCTCACCAGTTGCAATCAGCAACTGAATAA
- a CDS encoding reverse transcriptase family protein, protein MLRLKENSDRYYREFNLDVKGKNRLLVEAIGLLKTIQRRILDDLLLRIRPFEGSFGLATGRTIKDNAKVHAKSKYIVKLDIKDFYPSIHRKKIYEFFTKQQKCSPDVTHILTALTTRKHSLPLGTSTSPMLADQIVRPIDMRINGIANKAELKYTRYIDDITLSGNFPLERMSKTVMKLLKQSGFRTKKDKLIYYKPFEIGQERVITGVRVTDGQISAPLDYVKALEIELKAAIYQSKRETPTGEFQTCEHYRGKITYINWLDPKLGEGLLKLYHKVKWQHLEWAARRQ, encoded by the coding sequence TTGTTAAGACTAAAAGAGAATTCTGATAGATACTATCGTGAATTTAACTTAGACGTAAAGGGTAAAAATCGCTTATTGGTTGAAGCAATCGGGCTGTTAAAAACTATACAACGTAGAATTCTTGACGATTTACTTTTAAGAATTCGTCCATTTGAAGGTTCCTTTGGGTTGGCGACAGGCAGAACCATTAAAGATAATGCAAAGGTACATGCTAAGTCTAAGTACATCGTAAAACTTGACATAAAAGACTTTTATCCAAGCATCCATCGAAAAAAAATTTACGAATTTTTCACAAAACAACAAAAATGCAGCCCGGATGTTACACATATACTAACTGCCCTGACGACCCGTAAACATTCGCTTCCTTTAGGGACATCTACGAGTCCGATGCTTGCTGACCAAATAGTAAGGCCTATCGACATGAGAATTAACGGTATTGCAAATAAGGCTGAATTGAAATACACACGCTATATTGATGATATCACCTTATCTGGAAATTTCCCCCTGGAGCGAATGTCCAAAACAGTTATGAAACTGTTAAAACAGTCGGGTTTTAGGACAAAGAAAGACAAGCTTATATATTACAAGCCATTTGAGATTGGACAAGAAAGAGTTATCACTGGTGTACGAGTTACTGATGGGCAAATTTCGGCACCATTGGATTATGTTAAAGCATTAGAAATTGAACTGAAAGCAGCTATTTATCAAAGTAAAAGAGAAACCCCCACAGGAGAGTTTCAGACATGTGAGCATTACCGGGGTAAAATAACTTACATCAACTGGTTGGATCCTAAATTGGGAGAGGGGTTGCTGAAACTTTATCACAAAGTAAAATGGCAACATCTTGAGTGGGCAGCAAGAAGACAGTAA